The sequence CAGGGAGCGACTGGAGGACGACCAATGAGCGACGAGTCACGTGACGAGACGAGTGACCGCGACTGGGATGGGGCGGACCGGGACGCCATCGCTTCCACCGAGCGTGACCGGTCCGTGGCGGTCGACAGCGAGCCGTCGCCAGCGGATCGTCCGCCGATCGAGGTCCAGAAACAGGAGAGTCCGCTGTACGCCTTGCTGGGCGCGCTGCTCGTAGCCGTCGGCGGGATCGCCGGTGCGGTCGCCGCCAGCGGCGTGGTGTTTCTCGGCATCTCCCTGTTCGCCCTGTCGCTCTCTCCAGTAGCGTCGTTCGGGCTGTCGTTTCTTGCCGGGGGCGTCGGATTCGTCGGCGTCGCCCTCCTCTACATCCGGTATCGGGGGAGAGACCCGATCCAGTACATCGGATTCCGGATCCCGAACTGGCAGGACCTCAAGTGGATCGTCGGCGGGTATCTCGGGGCGATGGCCCTCGTGGTGGCGAGTGGTATCGCGTTGACGGCGCTCCAGGTGGACCCGGAGACGACCAACCGTGCTGCGGAGGCCGGTCTAGAACGGCCGGAACTGCTCCTGTGGCTCGTTCCACTCTCCTTTCTCGTCATCGCTCCCGGTGAGGAACTTCTCTTCCGGGGAACGGTACAGAGTCGGCTCCGTGAGGCGTTCTCGCCGGCCGTCGCCATCACCATCACCGCCGCGGTGTTCGCCGTCCTGCACTTCTTCTCCCTGACCGGGGGTGCCGGTGGTCGGTTCATCGCCATCTCGATCCTATTCTTGCCGAGTCTGGTCTTCGGGGCCGTCTACGAGTACACCGGGAACATCGTCGCCTCGATGCTGGTCCACGGCGCCTACAACTCGACGCTGGTGCTGTTGGTGTACGTCACGCTCCAGCAGTTCCCCGCAGAAGAACTCGCGGTACTGCTCTAGTTACTCTTCTGTCGTTTCGGCGGTGGGGACCGGTCCCGTTCCGATGACCTCGCGGACGGCGTCTTCGAAGGCCCGTCGGGTGTCGAAGTACGTCTCCTCTACCTCCGAGAGGATGTCCGAGAGCTCTCGGGGGCCTTCGGGCGTCCGGACGACGGTCTCGCCCTGCTTGCGGTCGATCTCGCTTTTCTGGATTGCCCAGGTCAACCGGGCTGAGACACGGGAGAGCGGTGCGCCTTCGACCGGTTCACCCTCGCCGAGTTCGACGGCAGGACCCTCCTCGTCGGTATCGTCGGCCATGTCTGGGCCTTCCGCGTGGCGGTGATTCAAGCTTTCGATGCGCCGCGTCGGCCCGGATGCATGCCGTCCGTCTGACGCAGGGTTAATGTGTTTCCTCACGTACGCCTGCGTATGCCGAGCCTCGGGGACACGTACGAACGACGGGCCGGGACCGCCAGTCGCAAACAGGTGGTCCTGGGAACGGGGCTCTTCGCGACGGGGGCGCTGCTCGTCGTCGGGGGCATCCTCGCTGGCGCGACGGGCCTGTTGATAGAGAACGGCTTCTCGGTGCTGGGGAGCCGTGAGATCGGCGCCACGCTCGCCGCACTGGGGTTGCCGGCGGTCTTCGTGGGCATCACCATCGTCCTGCCGGCGTCGAAGGTCCACCGCGCAGCGACGGTATTCGGGTCGGGGATGGCCATCCTCGGCGTGATGCTCTTCCGCTATGCGTACCCGGACCGATGGTACGCCGGTGCCGGGATTCCGTCGTCGGTGACCCTCGCGGCGGTGCTCGTGTACTCCGTCGGCGTCATCGTCACCTTCTGGGCGCTGTTCACGGCCGTCGCGACGTTCAAGACCCGGAACGATCCAGGCGGGACCGTCTCGCTGTCGGTGACGACTGGTGGGGCCGCATCGACCGTCGAGGCCGCCCGCGAGGACTTCCACGCCGCGAAATCCGCAATCGGCGGGGCGGTCGGCGTCTTCGGTGGCGTGGAGGACCCCGAACCACTCTACCTCGATTCGGGGTCCAGCGTGGGCACCTCCGCCTCGGACGGCGGCACCGCTACAAACGCGGACATCACCTCGCCGAAAGACCGGTCACGGCCCGAATCCCGGCCCGACGAGGGCGTCGAGGTCGTGAAAGGCAAACGGCACGCAGACGTCGAACCAGACCGATACTGCGGGAACTGTACACACTTCGATTACGAGCGAGATGGCGGTTCGATGCAGCCCTACTGCGGCCTCTACGAGGAGTCGATGGACGACATGGAGGCCTGCGAATGGTGGGAGACGAACAGCGGCTCATAGCCGTTCTATCCGGTCTGCGACGTCGTCCCAGTGGCTTCCTTTCCAGAAAAGCTGGCCACAGTCACGACAGCGCCAGCACTGGCGGTTCGCGGGATCCGGCGCGTCCTCGGGCGTCTCCGCTCCGTCCGGCAGTTCCGTCAGCGCACCGTTGCACGCAGCGCAGCGCCGAGGTTCCGAAAGCGTCAGCTCGAACCCCGCCGCCGCGAGCTCGGCGAGTTGGTCGTCGGCGTCCTTCGAGTGGAGGAGGACGGCGTCGTCGGTCCGGTCCGCGAGTGTCACGTCTCGGGTAAGCAGCACTCGTCCTTCGGATTCGGCGAGGGTCTTGACCGCGTCGTCCGCCTCGACGCCCCGTTCCAGCGCGTACGCCGTATCGTAGCCAACCATCCGGAGGATAGTCCGGATTCCCCCGACCATCGCGTCGAGCAAGAGACGGGTATCCTCGGGCGTGGGCATCAGTGGAGGAACTCGCGAACTCCATCGGCGTCCCGGGTGTTGAGCACGTCTGGCGGGCTCGCCCACCCACGACGAGCCGTGTGGATTCCGTACCGGAGGTTTCCGAACTCCTGTGGGCTGTGGGCGTCGGTATCGATGACGATGGTCGCTCCCGCGTCGATGGCGGTCTGGACGGCACTCCCCCAGAGGTCGAGTCGATGCGGATTGCTGTTTATCTCGAGGGCGACGTCGTGCTCAGCGGCCGCCGCCCCGAGCCTCGCCGGGTCGAATTCGATCCCCGGTCGCTGGTTGAGGAGACGGCCGCTCGGATGGCCGAGCACGTCTACCGCGGGGTGTTCGATCGCGGCGATCAGTCGTTCGGTCTGATCGTCCTCGGCAGTGAGTCCGCTGTGTGGCGAGGCGATGACGAGGTCGAGTTCCGCGAGGGTCTCGTCGTCGAGGTCTCCCACGGTCCCATCCGCCGCGATGTTGGCCTCGATCCCGGTGAACACCTCGATATCGACCGATTCGCCCGCTTCGTGGACGACCTCGAGTTGGTCAGCGACCTCCTCGTCGGTGAGGCCGGAATCGCCGAACACGCCCGGTCCTGCCGCGTGATCGGAGATGCAGAGGTAGTCGTGACCGAACTCGGCCGCGCCCTCCAGCATCTCCTCGACGGTGAACTCGCCGTCCGACCAGTCGGTGTGGGTGTGGAGGTCACCGCGGACGTCGTCGTGGTCGATGAGGTCCGGCAACTCGCCCGCCAGTGCGGCGTCGATCTCGCCCCGATCCTCCCGCATCTCGGGGGCGATCCAGGGGAGGTCTACAGCCTCGTAGACCGCCTCCTCGGTCTCGCTCGCGAGCAGCTCTCCCACTCGCTGTCCTGCGTCCGGGTCCGCCACGTCCGAGACATCGAAGATACCGTACTCGTTGATCTTCAACCCCTTCTCGATGGCGTGGTTGCGCAGGGTGATGTTGTGGTCTTTGCTCCCCGTGAAGTACTGCAAGGCGCTGCCGAACTCCGTCGGCGTGACCACGCGCAGATCGACTCGCATGTCGGCGATTCTGACGCTCGTCTTCGTCGGACCGGTCTCGATGACCGAATCGACGCGGTCCCAGTCGGCCATCGCGTCGGCGACCGATTCGCCCGCATCGCTTCCCACCAGGACGTCGACGTCGCCGATGGTCTCGCGCCACCGACGGATCGAACCGGCGACCTCGCAGCGTTCGACCACGTCGACCTCCTCGAGGTGGGCGAGCACGTCGTCGGCGACCGGACGGGCGTCGCCGAGGAGCTGGCGTTCCTGGGATTGGCGGGCGAACTCGACGTGTTCGAGGATGTTTGCCTCCGTCGTCTCGCCGAAGCCCGATACCTCGCGGACCTCGCCGTTCCGTGCGGCCGTTTCGAGTTCGTCGAGGGTGGTGATTCCCAGTGCTTCGTACAGTGCCGCGGCGGTCTTCGGCCCGACGCCCTCGACCCGGGTGAGCGTTTCCATGTCCACGGGCAGTCGGTCGCGTTCTTCTTCCAGTTCCGCTATCTCGCCAGTCTCGATGTACTCGATGACCTTCTCACCGATCCCATCGCCGACCCCGTCGATAGCGGTAACGGCGTCCAGTCCTTCGGCTGCCAGGGCCTCGATCGGTTCGGGAT is a genomic window of Halanaeroarchaeum sp. HSR-CO containing:
- a CDS encoding CPBP family intramembrane glutamic endopeptidase → MSDESRDETSDRDWDGADRDAIASTERDRSVAVDSEPSPADRPPIEVQKQESPLYALLGALLVAVGGIAGAVAASGVVFLGISLFALSLSPVASFGLSFLAGGVGFVGVALLYIRYRGRDPIQYIGFRIPNWQDLKWIVGGYLGAMALVVASGIALTALQVDPETTNRAAEAGLERPELLLWLVPLSFLVIAPGEELLFRGTVQSRLREAFSPAVAITITAAVFAVLHFFSLTGGAGGRFIAISILFLPSLVFGAVYEYTGNIVASMLVHGAYNSTLVLLVYVTLQQFPAEELAVLL
- a CDS encoding DUF5789 family protein; the protein is MADDTDEEGPAVELGEGEPVEGAPLSRVSARLTWAIQKSEIDRKQGETVVRTPEGPRELSDILSEVEETYFDTRRAFEDAVREVIGTGPVPTAETTEE
- a CDS encoding Mut7-C RNAse domain-containing protein; translated protein: MPTPEDTRLLLDAMVGGIRTILRMVGYDTAYALERGVEADDAVKTLAESEGRVLLTRDVTLADRTDDAVLLHSKDADDQLAELAAAGFELTLSEPRRCAACNGALTELPDGAETPEDAPDPANRQCWRCRDCGQLFWKGSHWDDVADRIERL
- the polX gene encoding DNA polymerase/3'-5' exonuclease PolX, translated to MSRNGEVAALLEEYAALLEAQDVDFKPRAYRKAAQNIEDHPEPIEALAAEGLDAVTAIDGVGDGIGEKVIEYIETGEIAELEEERDRLPVDMETLTRVEGVGPKTAAALYEALGITTLDELETAARNGEVREVSGFGETTEANILEHVEFARQSQERQLLGDARPVADDVLAHLEEVDVVERCEVAGSIRRWRETIGDVDVLVGSDAGESVADAMADWDRVDSVIETGPTKTSVRIADMRVDLRVVTPTEFGSALQYFTGSKDHNITLRNHAIEKGLKINEYGIFDVSDVADPDAGQRVGELLASETEEAVYEAVDLPWIAPEMREDRGEIDAALAGELPDLIDHDDVRGDLHTHTDWSDGEFTVEEMLEGAAEFGHDYLCISDHAAGPGVFGDSGLTDEEVADQLEVVHEAGESVDIEVFTGIEANIAADGTVGDLDDETLAELDLVIASPHSGLTAEDDQTERLIAAIEHPAVDVLGHPSGRLLNQRPGIEFDPARLGAAAAEHDVALEINSNPHRLDLWGSAVQTAIDAGATIVIDTDAHSPQEFGNLRYGIHTARRGWASPPDVLNTRDADGVREFLH